The Alnus glutinosa chromosome 7, dhAlnGlut1.1, whole genome shotgun sequence genome includes a region encoding these proteins:
- the LOC133873998 gene encoding uncharacterized protein LOC133873998 gives MFFTSILTRLTSRWPVIVYAATWTTILTVMVAVASFAPEVAFVSAISSSSSFSKACVTEGSVRVPLDLPGEIFCFPAHLFSKSKIDLIVPPVFAAVVVAGCSCLVRAVGLWEADPAH, from the coding sequence ATGTTTTTCACCTCCATACTCACCCGCCTTACCTCCCGTTGGCCAGTCATCGTCTATGCCGCCACGTGGACGACCATTCTAACGGTGATGGTGGCGGTGGCGTCGTTCGCGCCGGAGGTTGCATTCGTATCGGCGATATCCTCGTCCTCTTCGTTCTCGAAAGCGTGCGTGACGGAAGGGTCCGTTAGAGTGCCGTTAGACTTGCCGGGAGAGATCTTCTGCTTCCCTGCTCACCTGTTCAGCAAGTCTAAGATTGATCTAATCGTCCCTCCTGTCTTTGCTGCGGTTGTGGTGGCTGGGTGTTCTTGCCTTGTGCGAGCTGTGGGCCTTTGGGAAGCCGATCCGGcccattaa